The genomic interval ttctgatgggaggtattagaccattctccttgtatgactggtggaggagagtcaggtgtgttctacaggtctgatgggaggtattagaccattctccttgtatgactggtggaggagagacaggtgtgttctacaggtctgatggaggtattagaccattctccttgtatgactggtggaggagagacaggtgtgttctacaggtctgatgggaggtattagaccattctccttgtatgactggtggaggagagacaggtgtgttcaacaggtctgatggaggtattagaccattctccttgtatgactggtggaggagagacaggtgtgttctacaggtctgatggaggtattagaccattctccttgtgtgactggtggaggagagacaggtgtgttctacaggtctgatgggaggtattagaccattctccttgtatgactggtggaggagagacaggtttgttctacaggtctgatgggaggtattagaccattctccttgtatgactggtggaggagagtcaggTGTGTTGTACAGGTCtttctgatggaggtattagaccattctccttgtatgactggtggaggagatacaggtgtgttctacaggtctgatgggaggtattagaccattctcctcgtatgactggtggaggagagacaggtgtgttctgcaggtctgatgggaggtattagaccattctccttgtatgactggtggaggagagtcaggtgtgttctacaggtctgatgggaggtattagaccattctccttgtatgactggtggaggagagacaggtgtgttctacaggtctgatgggaggtattagaccattctccttgtatgactggtggaggagagacaggtgtgttctacaggtctgatgggaggtattagaccattctccttgtatgactggtggaggagagacaggtgtgttctacaggtctgatggaggtattagaccattctccttgtatgactggtggaggagagacaggtgtgttctacaggtctttctgatgggaggtattagaccattctccttgtatgactggtggaggagagacaggtgtgttctacaggtctttctgatggaggtattagaccattctccttgtatgactggtggaggagagacaggtgtgttctacaggtctgatgggaggtattagaccattctccttgtatgactggtggaggagagacaggtgtgttctacaggtctttctgatgggaggtattagaccattctccttgtatgactggtggaggagagacaggtgtgttctacaggtctgatgggaggtattagaccattctccttgtatgactggtggaggagagacaggtgtgttctacaggtctgatgggaggtattagaccattctccttgtatgactggtggaggagagacaggtgtgttctacaggtctgatgggaggtattagaccattctccttgtatgactggtggaggagatacaggtgtgttctacaggtctgatgggaggtattagaccattctccttgtatgactggtggaggaaagtcaggcgtgttctactgatgctgaaagacaaattccagatatttaagcattattatacaatagatAGCCGTAATCACCGttagacacacctggctaacttgatgggtcatgtcaTCATCTGTCGAAGTggggtcttttgtttagacatgtagctagctagctacacaatgCATCATACTCCTAATCGATGgagtactagcaatacaaacagATTGTCGTAGCTAGCTGaagttaaccaaataggttcaatgttagctagctagttcgcTAACATTAAGCTATAACTAACAatgcgaaatggcattctgagataaCATTACTACACAAAGATCATaaatgtaatgttagctagtgagccagccatctaacgccagctagctagctatgtagctaacAGTAAGCtgtaaaacctcttaaggatcggacccatTTTTTCAATTTCCACCTAAAACGACTCTTACCCAAATctgactgcctgtagctcaggacctaaagccaggatatgcatattcttgataccatttgaaaggaaacactttgaagttttgtggaaatgtgaaattaatgtaggagaatataagacattagatctggtaaaagaaatacaaacaaaaaaacatgtctTTTCTATGTTTTTTTCCTTCATCATctgaatgtcatacatgatggatcattagcttccctacagaaaatacccgaaccttcacacatctagatagctgggtgggtgtggagccagagacagcaagggatcaaactgtagaacccagttcctaaataaaaaaatattttatcaaacaaaactatgctatattttatctctgggaccctcaggatgacacatcagagccagattactgaatgtaagtacattatttacctttagaggtgaatgtatcaaaccagttgccctgattaaaagtgttttgttgttgtgcactttCCTCAAACAACAGCACGGTATTTTTCCACTGTAATagctattgtaaatcggacaccgcagttagatgaacaagaatttaagctttctgcccatatcagactTTTCTTAGTTCTGGAAAGTGGGCTGTTACCTACatcatcattctagtcacattagcgcaTGTTAGCATCAACCGTCCCGGTACAgagacaccgatcccgtagaggttattataacttgcaatgaaaacaactttctgaccaaATTAGAAACGTGTTACATCTGAAACTGTAGCTAGGCTCTTACCCCGTACACATGGATGaaagcttcacggcagactgcaaccccttACCCCATACACATGGACGaaagcttcacggcagactgcaacccctttcCTTAAATACTGATatccgggcctcccgggtggcgcagtggtctagagcactgcatcgcagtgctagctgcgccaccagagtctccgggttcgcgcccaggctctgtcgcaaccggccgcgaccgggaggtccgtggggcgacgcacaattggcttagcgtcgtccgggttagggagggtttggccggtagggatatccttgtctcatcgtgctccagcgactcctgtggcgggccgggcgcagtgcgtgctaaccaagggggccaggtgcacggtgtttcctccgacacattggtgcggctggcttccgggttggaggcgcgctgtgttaagaagcagtgcggcttggttgggttgtgcttcggaggacgcatagctttcgaccttcgtctcccccgagcccgtacgggagttgtagcgatgagacaagatagtagttactagcgattggataccacgaaaattgggcagaaaaggggataaaaaaaataaaaaataaaaaaataaaaaaatactgttatccagagcattggtgactgtaactcCTGGCAACAATGTAACTATGCTTTTTTTGCTGATGTTTTCTGACCGCGGCCATATTCAATGAGCGTTggtaaattcgtcagttattctgcactctggtacATTCcgacaagagtgctctgaaacaGGTGTTGCAGTGATGTTCTATTTAAACGgacacttgcatagtggagtcttttgttaagtttTACTACACATTAAGTTTTTTTTTAGACACGATTACCTACATAAattgaccagctcaaatagacagaagcagcctacatggcagaccaatccaaactcatctctcggcatgtccagcccactcataaTGTCAGCCAATCATGGGTAGCGTTGACTTAACCAACTAGGCtcctaatttaacaattgtattcgtatttacagatcgcatacaagtttgttattaaagcacatgaaagatcacatgttcgagaaggaaTTTCTGCCCCAAAAACCTTTTTTTCCCCCCAtttacgttcaaacggctctcctgtgaagtcgtgacccGTTTCAGAAAACATAGGCCTAGTTTTCTGAAACGGGCCACTTTAACACCATCACAAAGTGCTTTTACATTACAatataaaacacattttatttgAAAGAGAAAATGTAAACAACATGTTGTTAATTGTATTCATCATTAACTCCTCTTATGTCCTTGTAGGTTCTTCAGCCCCCAGTAAAGATGTTGTCGAGAGGAGAGAGTTGGAGACCACGAAGATGAACTTGGTCTCCAGGCCAACCACAGTGGGTGTGGTCAGCGGTGTGGGTGTGGCCAGCGGTGTGGGTGTGGTCAGTGGTGTGGGTGTGGCCAGCGGTGTGGGTGAGGCCAGCGGTGTGGGTGTGGCCAGCGGTGTGGGTGTGGCCAGCGGTGTGGGTGTGGCCAGCAGTGTGGGCGTGGCCAGCGGTTTAGGTGTGGCCAGTGGTGTAGGTGTGGCCAGCAGCAATGGGTCCCGGAACATCACTGAGGCGCGGCGTAGAGACAAGCGCTGCACGTGTTACAGCTACAGAGACAAGGAGTGTGTCTACTACTGTCACCTGGACATCATCTGGATCAACACACCAGAGTGAGTAGTGACAGGCCTGACCCTGacctcccctaaccctgacctctactAACCCCTGACCTCCACTAACCCTGACCTCCACTAACCCTGACCTCCACCAACCCTCAcctccactaaccctaaccctgacctcccctaaccctgacctcccGAACCCTGACCTCCACTAACCCTGACCTCCACTAACCCTGAcctccactaaccctaaccctgacctcccctaaccctgacctccacTAAACCTGacctcccctaaccctgaccctgacctccactaaccctgaccctgacctccacta from Salvelinus fontinalis isolate EN_2023a chromosome 18, ASM2944872v1, whole genome shotgun sequence carries:
- the LOC129815842 gene encoding endothelin-3, with product MAHVSLMDLGVLLLIGLAAVFANGSSAPSKDVVERRELETTKMNLVSRPTTVGVVSGVGVASGVGVASGVGVASSNGSRNITEARRRDKRCTCYSYRDKECVYYCHLDIIWINTPE